A section of the Flavobacteriales bacterium genome encodes:
- a CDS encoding DUF4292 domain-containing protein, with amino-acid sequence MNSFRSLILFGLLLSFALSSCKTFQPLAGSSALPALDAEAILDSTFRKSQFNYLSAKINVTYQTENDTKNFSVRARLKKDSVIWLSVTPAMGIEVFRLCLTPDSVKMLNRMDQKFITSTFEEANELLKLKEDFSVIQSVLTGAFTKVYDMSDYASSIVGDHYVLAANPSEVNPEKAASPIEHISDISPQNWRVTKTFLNSEATGDQIVATYGGFEPVGTMMFPTEMQFNLQGKGKLSIELKWSKVEESDSLKFPFNIPNKYVAY; translated from the coding sequence ATGAATTCGTTCCGATCATTGATCCTTTTTGGGCTGTTGCTAAGCTTCGCGCTAAGCAGCTGCAAAACCTTCCAACCCCTTGCTGGAAGTTCAGCGCTCCCTGCCTTAGATGCTGAGGCCATACTCGATTCAACTTTCCGCAAAAGTCAGTTCAACTACCTCAGCGCAAAGATCAACGTAACCTATCAGACAGAGAACGACACGAAGAACTTTTCCGTTCGGGCAAGGCTCAAGAAAGACAGCGTGATCTGGTTGTCCGTTACTCCGGCCATGGGCATCGAGGTGTTCCGTCTTTGTCTCACACCCGATTCAGTCAAAATGCTGAACCGGATGGATCAGAAATTCATTACCAGTACCTTTGAAGAAGCAAACGAACTGCTGAAACTGAAAGAGGATTTCAGCGTCATTCAATCGGTCCTTACAGGCGCGTTCACCAAGGTCTATGATATGAGCGATTACGCTTCATCCATCGTTGGAGACCATTATGTGCTAGCGGCCAATCCATCGGAAGTAAATCCCGAAAAGGCTGCTTCTCCTATAGAACATATCAGCGATATCTCTCCGCAGAATTGGCGCGTAACCAAAACCTTTTTGAACAGCGAGGCTACCGGAGATCAAATAGTGGCCACCTATGGAGGATTTGAGCCGGTGGGTACCATGATGTTTCCAACCGAAATGCAATTCAACCTTCAAGGAAAAGGAAAGCTGAGCATTGAGCTGAAATGGTCGAAGGTGGAAGAAAGTGATTCCCTCAAGTTCCCATTCAACATCCCAAACAAGTACGTTGCGTATTAG
- a CDS encoding tetratricopeptide repeat protein has protein sequence MSRFLHIALIILLTISVSAAFGQRKKKKKEKELSYDDNRKITELFIDANKQKMLGNYEDAAALYHDCIKISADHAASYYELANLLTTSDHVAEALPFAQRAMELDPANEWYALFTANILLGVNDYQSAAKIYEDLTERYPTKVDYRYELATSYLYLNKLQPAIDAYNKIEEQMGVNEEISVQKEKIYLQMDRLDDAVKELEKLIENFPGEQRYLGMLAEVYTANDMLDKAFDVYERMSKNNPEDPILHLNLAEYHRKKKDYEASFIELKKAFASPSLNIDNKIQVMMSYYNLTEGDDKLLSQAYELLDLLTTAHPTDAKAFAMKADFLLRDGRLKESRDSFYETVKLDSSRFMVWSQLINTSYELRDFTAMEADSKVAMELFPNQGSLYLMNGIANNALKDYNQAAAALSVGEVFTRSDTYLNVQLLSVLADVYNNMKQYNESDDAFEKAIKKDPNNPLILNNYSYFLSLRNENLQRAEEMSKKSNLLQPRQASYEDTYAWILYQQGKFESALEWILKAMEHGGSQSGVIIEHYADILYKMGETTKAMEEWKRALELGDHSDELLDKIEGKKLP, from the coding sequence TTGAGTAGATTCCTTCACATAGCATTGATCATCCTGCTGACGATTTCCGTCAGCGCTGCTTTTGGGCAGCGTAAGAAGAAGAAGAAGGAAAAGGAGCTGAGCTATGATGACAACCGAAAGATAACCGAGCTCTTCATAGACGCCAACAAGCAGAAGATGTTGGGCAATTATGAAGATGCAGCTGCGCTCTACCACGATTGCATCAAGATATCTGCAGATCATGCGGCCTCTTACTACGAACTGGCCAACCTACTCACCACCAGCGACCACGTGGCCGAGGCCCTGCCCTTCGCACAACGGGCAATGGAACTGGACCCCGCGAACGAATGGTACGCGCTTTTTACCGCCAACATCTTACTTGGGGTGAACGATTATCAATCGGCTGCCAAGATCTACGAGGATCTTACCGAACGCTATCCGACCAAGGTCGATTACCGCTACGAACTGGCCACTTCTTACCTCTACCTCAATAAATTGCAACCTGCCATTGATGCCTACAATAAGATTGAGGAGCAAATGGGTGTGAATGAGGAGATTTCGGTTCAGAAAGAAAAGATCTACCTGCAAATGGACCGCTTAGATGATGCGGTGAAGGAACTTGAGAAGCTGATTGAGAATTTCCCAGGAGAGCAACGCTATTTGGGCATGTTGGCAGAGGTGTATACAGCCAACGACATGCTCGATAAGGCTTTTGATGTCTACGAACGGATGTCGAAGAACAATCCAGAAGACCCGATCCTGCATCTCAACCTTGCAGAATATCATCGAAAGAAAAAAGACTACGAAGCTTCGTTTATTGAACTGAAAAAAGCCTTTGCAAGTCCCAGTCTAAACATCGACAACAAGATTCAGGTGATGATGTCGTACTACAACCTCACCGAAGGAGATGATAAACTGCTGTCTCAAGCTTACGAACTGTTGGATCTGCTTACCACCGCCCATCCAACCGATGCGAAAGCCTTTGCTATGAAGGCCGATTTCCTGCTGCGCGATGGTAGACTGAAAGAATCGCGCGATTCGTTTTACGAAACCGTCAAATTGGACAGTAGCCGGTTCATGGTTTGGAGTCAGCTGATAAACACCAGCTACGAACTCCGCGATTTTACTGCCATGGAGGCCGACAGTAAAGTGGCCATGGAGCTTTTCCCGAATCAGGGTTCGCTTTATCTGATGAACGGTATTGCCAATAATGCCTTGAAGGATTACAACCAAGCCGCTGCTGCGCTCTCTGTAGGCGAGGTTTTCACCCGATCAGACACGTACTTGAACGTTCAACTGCTATCCGTGCTTGCCGATGTATACAATAACATGAAGCAGTACAACGAGTCGGATGATGCCTTCGAAAAGGCCATCAAGAAAGACCCGAACAATCCGCTTATCCTGAACAACTACAGCTACTTCCTTTCGCTGCGCAACGAGAACTTGCAACGAGCAGAGGAAATGTCGAAGAAATCGAATCTCCTACAACCACGCCAAGCTTCTTACGAAGACACCTACGCATGGATCCTGTATCAGCAAGGAAAGTTCGAATCGGCTTTGGAGTGGATCCTAAAGGCCATGGAGCATGGCGGTAGTCAAAGCGGTGTGATCATTGAGCATTATGCCGACATCCTATATAAGATGGGCGAGACAACGAAAGCGATGGAAGAATGGAAACGAGCCTTGGAATTGGGCGACCACAGCGATGAGCTGCTAGACAAGATTGAAGGAAAAAAACTTCCATGA
- a CDS encoding peptidoglycan DD-metalloendopeptidase family protein: MRISRYIAALVFVLMGHWAIAQNKTELEQQKKQLLKDIEFTNKLLNETEANKKATLNELNLLSTKINKRQQLINTILREVDFIEAQIDETKGVVKSLEDDLKRLKDEYAQMLYHAYKNQSQYDRLMFILSSEDFNQAYKRVKYFQQYAKHRQQQVEAIDATRKALESRTEELADKKLKMAYLVEDKEKEKIQLSTEKEEQDKMVISLKQKEGQLRKDLKVKERDAKKLESAIARIIEEEIRKAKAKAAKDNTTTTTKSGFALTPKELELSGQFSGDIGKLPWPSERGIITSTFGEHAHPTLRDIKIENNGIDITTDKDTKARAVYEGTVSAVVSIPGAHKAVILRHGEFLSVYANLEDVLVKMGDKVSVKQDLGSVVTSREDGKTILHFEIWKGAMKLDPSKWIVSKK; the protein is encoded by the coding sequence TTGCGTATTAGTCGCTACATAGCCGCGTTGGTTTTTGTGCTGATGGGCCATTGGGCCATCGCGCAGAACAAGACCGAACTCGAACAACAGAAAAAACAGCTGTTGAAAGACATTGAGTTCACCAATAAGCTGCTGAACGAAACAGAGGCGAACAAGAAAGCCACGCTCAACGAGTTGAATCTGCTAAGCACCAAGATCAACAAGCGGCAGCAACTCATCAATACCATTCTTCGCGAAGTAGATTTTATCGAAGCGCAGATAGACGAGACCAAAGGCGTAGTAAAATCGTTGGAAGACGACCTGAAACGATTGAAGGACGAGTACGCCCAGATGCTCTATCATGCCTACAAGAATCAGAGTCAGTACGACCGTCTGATGTTCATTCTTTCTTCGGAAGATTTCAATCAGGCCTACAAGCGCGTCAAGTATTTTCAGCAGTATGCCAAGCACCGCCAGCAGCAAGTAGAAGCAATTGATGCTACGCGCAAAGCCTTGGAGTCGCGCACAGAGGAACTGGCCGATAAGAAGTTGAAAATGGCCTATCTGGTAGAGGACAAGGAGAAAGAGAAGATCCAACTCTCTACCGAAAAGGAAGAGCAGGACAAAATGGTCATATCGCTTAAGCAGAAGGAAGGTCAACTCCGAAAAGACCTGAAGGTGAAAGAGCGTGATGCCAAGAAACTGGAAAGCGCCATTGCGCGGATCATTGAAGAGGAGATTCGTAAAGCAAAAGCAAAAGCGGCAAAAGACAATACCACAACTACCACCAAGTCGGGGTTTGCGCTTACCCCAAAGGAATTGGAGCTTTCGGGCCAATTCAGTGGCGATATCGGCAAACTACCTTGGCCTTCAGAACGCGGAATCATCACTTCAACATTCGGAGAGCATGCGCACCCAACCCTGCGGGACATTAAGATCGAGAACAACGGTATTGACATTACCACCGACAAGGACACGAAAGCGCGCGCTGTATACGAAGGAACTGTTTCGGCTGTTGTATCCATACCTGGTGCACACAAAGCGGTTATTCTGCGGCATGGCGAATTCCTGAGCGTATACGCTAACTTAGAAGATGTGCTGGTGAAAATGGGCGATAAAGTGAGCGTTAAGCAGGATCTTGGTTCGGTAGTTACCAGCCGCGAAGACGGAAAGACCATTCTCCACTTTGAGATATGGAAAGGCGCTATGAAACTCGATCCTTCCAAATGGATCGTGAGTAAAAAATAA
- a CDS encoding twin-arginine translocase TatA/TatE family subunit yields MKIGSILLSFVGPQEVIIILIIVLLLFGGKKIPELMKGLGKGIKEFKDASKGEENDRISEKKD; encoded by the coding sequence ATGAAAATCGGCTCCATTCTTCTCTCTTTTGTAGGCCCACAGGAAGTCATCATCATCCTGATCATTGTTCTTCTTCTGTTCGGAGGGAAAAAAATTCCTGAACTGATGAAAGGTCTTGGAAAAGGCATCAAGGAATTCAAGGATGCTTCTAAGGGTGAAGAGAACGACAGAATTTCTGAAAAGAAAGATTAA
- the gatA gene encoding Asp-tRNA(Asn)/Glu-tRNA(Gln) amidotransferase subunit GatA, which yields MANIASYHQALKNGSTTVRKTVEAFLAQIAQTSELNAYLAVYADDALAAADAVDKKIASGTAGRLAGVVVGIKDNICYEGHGVQGASKILTGFESLYSATAVEKLLAADAIIIGRLNCDEFAMGSSNENSAFGNVLNPIDRSRVPGGSSGGSAVAVAADLCHVSLGSETGGSVRQPASFCGIVGVKPTYGRVSRHGLLAFASSFDQIGVFGKTVEDASLVLEVISGNDGFDSTASSKAVPSFEPKPLSTKKFAYLKECLESDAIDASIKVRFLAVVDKLKAQGHTVDAVDFPILDYLIPTYYVLTMAEASSNLSRYDGMRYGYRSEKATDLESTYKLSRSEGFGTEVKRRIMLGTFVLSAGYYDAYYGKAQKVRRLLKNTTEQLFAYYDLLLSPTTPDVAFKFGENTDDPIKMYLEDIYTVFANLVGIPAISVPVGEKDGLPFGIQLMANRFEEPQMFAGAKQIMEDWAV from the coding sequence ATGGCCAATATTGCTTCCTATCATCAAGCGCTTAAAAACGGTTCAACCACAGTAAGAAAAACGGTTGAGGCTTTTTTGGCACAAATTGCCCAAACCAGCGAACTGAATGCATATTTGGCTGTATATGCCGATGATGCCTTGGCCGCTGCCGATGCCGTTGACAAAAAGATCGCTTCCGGAACAGCCGGACGTTTGGCGGGAGTTGTAGTGGGAATTAAGGACAACATCTGTTACGAAGGTCATGGCGTGCAAGGCGCTAGCAAGATCCTCACAGGCTTCGAATCGCTTTATAGTGCCACTGCGGTGGAAAAACTATTGGCTGCAGATGCCATTATCATAGGTAGACTGAACTGCGATGAGTTTGCGATGGGAAGTTCGAACGAGAACTCCGCATTCGGAAACGTATTGAACCCGATCGATCGATCAAGGGTACCTGGTGGGTCTTCTGGTGGTTCGGCTGTGGCTGTAGCTGCCGATCTGTGTCATGTATCTCTTGGTTCTGAAACGGGTGGTTCGGTGCGGCAACCTGCTTCTTTTTGTGGCATTGTGGGTGTGAAGCCTACCTATGGTCGTGTTTCGCGGCATGGACTGTTGGCCTTTGCCTCCAGCTTTGATCAAATAGGCGTTTTCGGCAAAACGGTGGAAGATGCTTCGTTGGTTTTGGAAGTCATATCGGGCAATGATGGTTTTGACAGTACTGCATCTAGTAAAGCGGTGCCTAGCTTTGAGCCGAAACCCCTTAGCACCAAGAAATTCGCGTATCTGAAAGAGTGTTTGGAAAGCGATGCGATTGACGCAAGCATCAAAGTGCGGTTTTTGGCCGTGGTGGATAAACTGAAAGCCCAAGGGCACACGGTGGATGCAGTGGATTTTCCGATTCTGGACTATTTGATACCAACCTATTACGTTCTTACTATGGCCGAAGCCTCTTCGAACCTATCGCGCTATGATGGTATGCGCTACGGATACCGAAGCGAGAAGGCAACAGACCTCGAAAGCACCTACAAACTATCTCGATCGGAAGGTTTTGGAACCGAAGTGAAGCGCAGGATCATGTTGGGGACCTTCGTGCTTTCTGCCGGATACTACGATGCCTACTACGGCAAGGCGCAGAAGGTGAGAAGACTGCTGAAGAACACTACGGAACAATTGTTTGCCTATTATGATCTGTTATTATCTCCTACCACGCCTGACGTGGCCTTCAAATTCGGAGAGAACACAGACGACCCGATAAAGATGTACCTCGAAGACATTTACACGGTATTTGCCAACTTGGTAGGAATTCCGGCCATATCTGTGCCGGTGGGTGAGAAGGACGGCCTTCCTTTTGGAATTCAGTTAATGGCCAATCGCTTTGAGGAACCGCAGATGTTTGCTGGAGCAAAACAGATAATGGAGGACTGGGCTGTTTGA
- the dut gene encoding dUTP diphosphatase: MEVLIINASDHALPHYETELSAGMDLRANIAEDIELKSLERALIPTGLFIALPKGTEAQIRPRSGLAYKHGLTVLNSPGTIDADYRGEVKVLLVNLSNEAFVVKNGERIAQMVVAKHEQVQWSEVTTLDETVRGAGGFGHTGKH; this comes from the coding sequence ATGGAAGTACTGATCATTAATGCTTCAGACCACGCACTGCCGCACTACGAAACGGAGCTTTCGGCAGGTATGGACCTGCGCGCCAACATTGCAGAAGACATTGAACTGAAAAGCCTTGAGCGCGCACTCATACCAACGGGTCTTTTTATCGCATTGCCTAAGGGAACAGAAGCGCAGATCCGCCCACGAAGCGGTCTCGCCTACAAGCACGGGCTAACGGTGCTTAATTCTCCGGGAACCATCGATGCCGATTACCGTGGCGAAGTAAAAGTGCTGCTCGTAAACCTTTCCAATGAAGCCTTTGTTGTGAAGAACGGAGAGCGCATTGCGCAGATGGTAGTTGCCAAGCACGAACAGGTGCAATGGTCAGAAGTAACAACATTGGATGAGACCGTGCGTGGTGCCGGAGGATTCGGACATACTGGAAAGCATTGA
- a CDS encoding polysaccharide biosynthesis C-terminal domain-containing protein: MSILKKLAGQTAIYGISSIVARFFNYLVVPLHTAVFVPQQYGIITEMYAYVAFLIVLLTYGMETAYFRFSTKEGFTPNGIFSTVLSSLVSSTGLFILMAIMFAQPIADWLLYPDNKEYVVWFAIIVGLDAVSSIPLARLRTENKAKTFAGINIANVLVYVGLNLFYLSYCLPLVASGGGNWLTDTFYYPSTGVGYVFIANLIASIVKFLLLAPTMLRGLTKPQLTLLKPMLIYSLPLLVAGLAGMMNEMFDRVMLKRLLYPILGEDGAMYQLGIYGACYKLSIVISLMIQAFRYAAEPFFFSQEKEEGSRALYAKIMTFFVWVLAGTFLMVMLYIDLFKHFIPNEEYWVGLKVVPILLMANIFLGIYYNQSVWYKLSEKTSFGAGLAIFGAIITLVLNMLFIPKYGYMASAWATFACYGSMMVVSYLLGKKYYPVPYEVGKVAAMIGGSVLLYWASATLHVSEMPYGFLLNGLFLLTYAAFSLVLLRPNFK, from the coding sequence TTGTCCATCTTAAAAAAGCTAGCAGGTCAGACAGCCATTTATGGAATAAGCTCCATAGTGGCGCGGTTCTTCAATTACCTGGTGGTTCCACTTCACACCGCAGTGTTTGTGCCGCAGCAATACGGCATCATTACCGAGATGTACGCCTATGTGGCCTTCCTCATTGTGCTGCTCACCTATGGAATGGAAACGGCCTACTTCCGTTTTTCCACCAAAGAAGGGTTTACGCCTAATGGTATCTTCTCCACGGTGCTCAGCTCCTTGGTAAGCAGCACGGGCCTCTTCATTCTTATGGCCATCATGTTTGCCCAGCCCATTGCCGACTGGCTCCTATATCCCGACAATAAGGAATACGTGGTGTGGTTCGCCATCATCGTGGGGCTCGATGCGGTTTCGTCCATTCCACTGGCGCGACTACGTACCGAGAACAAGGCCAAGACCTTTGCAGGCATCAACATTGCCAATGTGCTGGTATACGTGGGTTTGAACCTCTTTTACCTCAGCTATTGCCTGCCCTTGGTGGCCTCAGGTGGCGGAAACTGGCTTACCGATACCTTCTACTACCCAAGCACAGGCGTAGGCTATGTGTTCATTGCCAACCTTATTGCCAGTATCGTCAAGTTCCTACTGCTGGCCCCAACCATGTTGCGCGGACTCACCAAGCCGCAGCTCACCCTGCTCAAACCCATGCTCATCTATTCGCTGCCTTTGTTGGTGGCAGGTTTGGCAGGCATGATGAACGAAATGTTCGACCGTGTGATGCTGAAACGCCTACTCTATCCCATTTTGGGCGAGGATGGCGCCATGTACCAACTAGGCATCTATGGTGCCTGCTACAAGCTCTCCATCGTTATCAGCCTCATGATTCAGGCCTTCCGCTATGCGGCCGAACCTTTCTTTTTCTCGCAGGAGAAAGAAGAAGGAAGCCGTGCCCTCTATGCCAAGATCATGACCTTCTTTGTATGGGTGCTGGCCGGAACTTTCCTGATGGTGATGCTCTACATCGACCTTTTCAAGCACTTTATTCCGAATGAGGAATACTGGGTGGGCCTTAAAGTCGTTCCTATCCTTCTCATGGCAAACATCTTCCTCGGCATCTATTACAATCAGTCGGTGTGGTACAAACTCAGCGAAAAGACATCCTTTGGCGCGGGTCTCGCCATCTTCGGGGCCATCATTACCCTGGTACTCAACATGCTTTTTATACCCAAATACGGCTACATGGCATCGGCCTGGGCCACCTTTGCCTGTTACGGTTCCATGATGGTGGTGTCTTACCTGTTGGGCAAAAAATACTACCCGGTTCCTTACGAAGTGGGCAAGGTGGCCGCCATGATCGGAGGCTCGGTGCTCCTCTATTGGGCAAGTGCAACGCTGCACGTGTCCGAAATGCCTTACGGCTTCCTGCTCAATGGGCTTTTCCTCTTGACCTATGCCGCATTTTCGCTGGTCTTACTCCGCCCCAATTTTAAGTAG
- a CDS encoding DUF4837 family protein: MYTPSGSGAKALVQKNPYRNPLVWLFLVLTMVACNMPDMPLPGITGKAGELVVVMAEQQWKGAAGDTAFAVLNQHVYGLPQPEQMFNVVHVKTDAFTKIFQTHRNIVVANIDKKLKAQIELKNDVWAAPQVVIEISAPDAASFISIFEANASKIVGHVLKAEDARILKSYKAQLNTEVVNALATKTGLKLSIPKGYDLVRDEEDFSWIRYETKDVTQSILVYSEPYTEVNTFTAEGMIAVMDRYAQRYIPGPEEGSFMTTYMEYPPLMTETAINGRYATQLKGLWRVEGALMGGPFICYAFLDAAEKKVYYVHGFVFAPGKNKRNYLRQVDAILNSAKEG, from the coding sequence ATGTATACCCCATCAGGCAGTGGCGCTAAGGCGCTCGTTCAGAAAAACCCCTATCGGAACCCTTTGGTCTGGCTTTTTCTTGTTCTGACAATGGTGGCCTGCAACATGCCTGATATGCCTCTACCGGGAATAACGGGTAAGGCAGGAGAACTGGTGGTGGTAATGGCTGAACAGCAATGGAAGGGCGCTGCAGGAGATACTGCTTTTGCGGTTTTGAACCAACATGTGTACGGACTACCTCAGCCAGAACAGATGTTCAATGTGGTGCACGTGAAGACAGATGCCTTCACCAAGATATTCCAAACACATAGGAACATTGTAGTGGCCAATATTGATAAGAAGTTAAAAGCACAGATAGAACTGAAGAACGATGTATGGGCAGCACCGCAAGTGGTGATTGAGATCTCTGCTCCTGATGCAGCTTCGTTCATTTCCATTTTTGAGGCCAACGCCTCCAAGATAGTTGGACATGTGCTGAAGGCCGAGGATGCTCGCATCCTTAAGAGCTATAAGGCCCAGCTGAACACGGAAGTGGTGAATGCGTTGGCAACCAAAACAGGACTGAAGCTCAGCATTCCCAAAGGTTATGATCTGGTACGCGATGAGGAAGACTTCTCTTGGATACGTTACGAAACAAAGGATGTGACGCAAAGCATACTCGTATATTCTGAACCATACACGGAAGTGAACACCTTTACGGCCGAAGGAATGATAGCGGTAATGGACCGCTATGCCCAACGCTATATTCCGGGGCCGGAAGAAGGCTCTTTCATGACCACCTACATGGAGTATCCGCCACTGATGACAGAAACCGCCATCAACGGACGTTATGCCACACAGCTAAAGGGACTTTGGAGAGTGGAAGGTGCCCTTATGGGTGGGCCTTTCATCTGCTACGCGTTTCTGGATGCCGCTGAGAAAAAGGTGTATTACGTACACGGTTTCGTGTTTGCCCCCGGAAAGAACAAACGCAACTACCTCCGCCAGGTGGATGCCATTCTGAACAGCGCCAAAGAAGGCTGA
- a CDS encoding LysM peptidoglycan-binding domain-containing protein — protein MLVSAVALATDPDTSKVKLLKDDPILVMLDSMALSKWLKTSKFTTDVKVLNKRKWKEGEVPTFTKEHYVAALKELDKASPFDLVYNESVKAYIDAYLVKHREKVSQMLGLTELYFPIFEETLDRYDLPIELKYLAVIESALNPNARSKSGATGLWQFMYRTGKIYNLNSTSYVDDRCDPYKSTEAACQYFRFLYDMFGDWQMVLAAYNGGPGTLLKAIRRAGGKRDYWEVRPFLTKETQGYVPAFIAVNYVMTHASDHNLYPIKPDFFHFELDTVVVHKQTNLATVASVLQMPLEQIRFLNPIFKNTTIPETKEGIALILPKQKAGLFISNQKSLYDLNAPKVNEAYANQGEIMQEVRKTHKVSRGETLSGIAARYRVRVDDLRDWNGIRDNMIREGQNLVVYSRSANATSTSTTTVSEASDKEPRYHMVKAGDTLWDIAKKNGITVEKLKELNNIDGHFTLKIGTRLKIG, from the coding sequence ATGCTGGTTTCGGCTGTTGCGTTGGCGACCGATCCGGACACATCGAAGGTGAAGTTGCTGAAGGATGATCCTATTTTGGTGATGCTGGATAGCATGGCATTATCGAAATGGCTTAAAACGAGCAAGTTTACCACTGACGTGAAGGTGCTGAACAAACGTAAATGGAAGGAAGGTGAGGTACCTACCTTCACAAAGGAGCATTATGTGGCTGCGCTGAAGGAACTGGACAAGGCAAGCCCGTTTGATCTGGTGTACAACGAATCGGTAAAGGCCTATATTGATGCTTACTTGGTGAAGCATAGGGAAAAGGTATCGCAGATGCTGGGTTTGACCGAGCTCTATTTTCCAATATTTGAGGAAACGCTTGACCGATACGACCTACCGATTGAACTGAAGTACCTGGCGGTGATCGAATCGGCCTTGAATCCGAATGCGAGGTCCAAATCGGGCGCTACGGGTCTGTGGCAGTTCATGTATAGGACGGGAAAGATCTATAATCTTAACTCCACTTCGTATGTGGATGACCGCTGCGACCCTTACAAATCGACCGAGGCGGCCTGCCAGTATTTCCGTTTTCTGTACGACATGTTCGGAGACTGGCAGATGGTGCTGGCGGCTTACAATGGTGGCCCCGGAACCTTACTAAAGGCCATAAGAAGGGCCGGTGGCAAGCGCGATTACTGGGAAGTGCGCCCATTTTTGACCAAAGAGACGCAGGGCTACGTGCCGGCATTCATAGCGGTGAATTATGTAATGACCCACGCCTCGGACCACAACCTCTATCCGATAAAACCCGACTTCTTCCACTTTGAATTGGACACCGTGGTCGTGCACAAGCAGACCAATTTGGCCACGGTGGCCTCTGTTTTGCAAATGCCCTTGGAGCAGATCCGGTTCTTGAACCCGATATTCAAAAACACCACCATCCCCGAAACGAAAGAAGGCATTGCGCTGATCTTGCCTAAGCAGAAAGCAGGGCTTTTCATATCAAACCAGAAATCACTTTACGACCTGAACGCTCCGAAGGTGAATGAGGCTTACGCCAACCAAGGCGAGATCATGCAGGAAGTGCGAAAAACGCATAAGGTAAGCCGAGGCGAAACGCTGAGCGGCATTGCGGCACGCTACCGTGTGCGCGTAGATGACCTAAGGGATTGGAACGGGATTCGGGACAATATGATCAGAGAAGGACAGAACCTAGTGGTGTATTCCCGTTCGGCCAATGCCACTTCTACCAGCACAACCACCGTTTCTGAAGCGTCTGATAAGGAACCGAGATACCACATGGTGAAGGCAGGCGATACCCTTTGGGATATTGCCAAGAAAAACGGGATCACGGTAGAAAAGCTGAAAGAGCTGAACAATATTGACGGCCATTTTACGCTAAAGATCGGAACCCGACTAAAAATAGGCTGA